A single Populus nigra chromosome 13, ddPopNigr1.1, whole genome shotgun sequence DNA region contains:
- the LOC133671659 gene encoding peroxidase 3-like, protein MGRIGYFGMLIFGLLAFMGSTEAQLKMGFYNTSCPKAEKIVQGFVNQHIHNAPSLAATLIRMHFHDCFVRGCDASVLLNSTSGEQPEKAATPNLTLRGFDFIDRVKRLVEAECPGIVSCADILTLVARDSIVATGGPFWRVPTGRRDGLISRSSEALSNVPSPMINFTTLQTLFANQGLDLKDLVLLSGAHTIGIAHCQSFSNRLYNFTGIGDEDPALDSEYAANLKARKCKSISDNTTIVEMDPGSRKTFDLSYYKLLLKRRGLFQSDAALTTNSNTLSMIRQILQGSIDFRSEFSKSMEKMGRIRVKTGSNGEIRRQCALVNS, encoded by the exons ATGGGAAGGATTGGGTATTTCGGGATGCTAATCTTTGGTCTTTTAGCATTTATGGGCTCAACCGAAGCTCAACTAAAGATGGGTTTTTATAATACAAGCTGCCCGAAAGCTGAGAAGATTGTGCAAGGCTTTGTAAACCAGCACATCCACAACGCTCCATCATTGGCTGCAACCTTAATCAGAATGCATTTCCATGATTGCTTTGTCAGG GGTTGCGATGCATCTGTGCTGTTGAACTCAACTTCCGGCGAACAACCTGAAAAGGCAGCAACTCCAAATCTAACACTCAGAGGCTTTGACTTCATCGACAGAGTGAAACGCCTAGTTGAAGCTGAATGTCCTGGAATTGTGTCTTGTGCTGATATCCTCACCTTGGTCGCTAGGGACAGTATAGTAGCCACA GGAGGTCCATTCTGGAGAGTTCCGACTGGCCGGCGAGACGGTTTGATCTCCAGGTCCTCAGAGGCCTTGTCCAACGTCCCATCTCCCATGATCAACTTCACCACTCTACAAACACTGTTTGCTAACCAAGGTCTTGATTTGAAAGACCTGGTCTTGCTTTCTG GTGCTCATACCATTGGCATTGCTCATTGTCAATCGTTTTCGAACCGGCTATACAATTTCACTGGGATTGGAGATGAAGACCCAGCTCTAGATAGCGAATATGCTGCGAATTTGAAGGCTAGAAAGTGCAAAAGTATTAGCGATAACACTACTATAGTTGAGATGGACCCTGGAAGCAGAAAGACATTTGATCTCAGCTACTATAAACTCTTGCTAAAGAGAAGAGGTCTATTTCAATCAGATGCTGCCTTGACCACAAACTCTAATACATTGTCTATGATCCGCCAAATACTACAGGGTTCAATAGATTTCCGTTCTGAATTTTCCAAATCCATGGAGAAAATGGGCAGAATTCGTGTTAAAACTGGCTCGAATGGTGAGATTAGAAGGCAATGTGCTTTGGTTAATAGCTAA